Proteins encoded by one window of Polyodon spathula isolate WHYD16114869_AA chromosome 16, ASM1765450v1, whole genome shotgun sequence:
- the LOC121328877 gene encoding transcription factor E3-like: MSSRVLLRQQLMKEQAQEQERREEQQERASSNQLRPADPSPAISVSAPQGPRAAPAQVPVEVLKVQTHLENPTKYHIQQTQRHQVKQYLSTTMGNKAANQTLGASPSPQAGSAPELAPPTSTPNSPMALLNLGSNSEKEIDDVIDEIISLESSFNDDIMGFIDSGLQLSNTLPVSGNPMDLYGTPSMSLPTITVSNSCPADLTKIKQEKTDTDPNASAGFCVTEVEVKAFMKERQKKDNHNLIERRRRFNINDRIKELGTMIPKSSDPEMRWNKGTILKASVDFIRKLQKEQQRSKEMEMKQRKLEQLNRSLLLRVQELEMQARLHGLPTLPSSLGSGEPVSQLVLQDQSQRPDHHPNTGLLSGPFAAPPTTPAGPSPSSLVSPALDLGSLNFDNLDDPAAFDLGLTSDVGLDDILMDEGGLSPLRRGSDPLLSSVSPGASKASSRSSFSMEEDS, from the exons ATGTCATCGCGGGTGCTGCTGAGGCAGCAGCTGATGAAGGAGCAGGCGCAGGAGCAGGAGCGGAGAGAGGAGCAGCAGGAGCGAGCGTCCAGCAACCAGCTCCGCCCCGCCGACCCCTCGCCCGCCATCAGCGTGAGTGCCCCCCAGGGGCCCCGAGCCGCGCCTGCACAGGTCCCAGTCGAGGTGCTCAAG gttcAGACTCACTTGGAGAATCCAACCAAGTATCACATCCAGCAAACACAGAGGCACCAAGTGAAACAGTACCTCTCCACCACAATGGGCAACAAGGCAGCCAATCAGACATTGGGGGCGTCGCCCTCGCCGCAAGCTGGCTCTGCCCCTGAGCTGGCCCCGCCCACCAGCACTCCAAACAGCCCCATGGCTTTGCTCAACCTCGGCTCTAATTCGGAGAAAGAG ATCGATGACGTCATCGATGAGATCATCAGTCTGGAGTCCAGCTTCAACGATGACATCATGGGGTTCATTGATTCGGGACTGCAGCTTTCAAACACC ctccCTGTCTCTGGTAACCCGATGGATCTGTACGGCACCCCCAGCATGTCGCTCCCAACCATCACCGTGAGCAACTCCTGCCCGGCCGACCTCACCAAAATCAAGCAAGAGAAGACCG ACACAGACCCGAACGCCAGTGCTGGTTTCTGTGTGACAGAGGTCGAGGTGAAAGCGTTCATGAAAGAGAGGCAGAAGAAAGACAATCACAATCTCA TCGAGAGGCGCCGAAGGTTTAACATCAACGACAGAATTAAAGAGTTGGGGACCATGATTCCTAAGTCTAGCGACCC GGAGATGCGCTGGAACAAAGGCACAATCCTCAAGGCTTCGGTCGACTTCATCCGGAAGCTGCAGAAAGAGCAGCAGCGATCGAAGGAGATGGAGATGAAGCAGAGGAAGCTGGAGCAACTGAACAGGAGCCTGCTGCTCCGAGTACAG gaacTGGAAATGCAGGCCCGCCTTCATGGCCTCCCCACTCTCCCTTCTTCCCTGGGCTCGGGAGAACCGGTCTCTCAGCTTGTCCTGCAGGACCAGAGCCAGCGTCCAGACCACCACCCCAACACCGGCCTGCTCTCCGGCCCCTTCGCAGCCCCTCCCACCACCCCTGCAGGCCCCTCCCCTTCCTCCCTGGTCAGCCCAGCCCTCGACCTGGGCTCCCTGAACTTCGACAACCTTGACGACCCCGCGGCCTTTGACCTGGGGCTGACCTCGGACGTGGGACTCGATGACATTCTCATGGATGAGGGGGGCCTCTCGCCCCTGAGGCGGGGCTCCGACCCCCTGCTTTCATCGGTCTCTCCTGGGGCCTCCAAAGCCAGTAGCAGGAGCAGCTTCAGCATGGAGGAGGACTCCTGA
- the LOC121328692 gene encoding myoD family inhibitor domain-containing protein-like, with the protein MSECVAGIMDSGKAGDTEAAGPSEVDTDSGPSHSEAEPHRQNGHPSISEHSLAGNKLSANENKRLLPSPSRDARPAHKTEQDAALPQPESPPPHANGQTHAGGVSNGAPPICTPPQLRAGPLVPVRSLQKHHHGNGKRLTTSSYRSQRSIKSTASEIQQAAGEDHCIHCILACLFCEFLSLCSLLVECVACGPGCGEACRCGGGAEACCWGGEESCAAGMDCGLLEDCCESSDCLEICFECCSICFPA; encoded by the exons ATGTCTGAGTGTGTGGCAGGCATCATGGACTCAGGGAAGGCTGGGGATACAGAGGCCGCCGGCCCGAGCGAAGTCGACACTGACAGTGGGCCATCACACTCAG AGGCGGAACCCCACAGACAAAATGGCCACCCGTCAATCAGCGAGCATTCACTAGCGGGAAACAAGCTCTCCGCCAATGAGAACAAGCGactcctcccctcccccagcCGCGACGCAAGACCCGCCCACAAAACTGAACAAG ACGCCGCCCTACCTCAGCCTGAATCCCCGCCCCCTCATGCAAATGGTCAGACCCATGCAGGGGGCGTGTCGAATGGAGCCCCGCCCATCTGCACGCCCCCTCAGCTTCGAGCCGGCCCCCTGGTTCCCGTCAGAAGCCTCCAAAAGCATCACCATGGCAACGGGAAGCGTCTGACTACCTCCAGCTACAGAAGCCAGCGTAGCATCAAATCCACCGCCTCTGAGATACAGCAAGCAGCCGGAGAGG ACCACTGCATACACTGCATCCTGGCCTGCCTGTTCTGCGAGTTCTTGTCTCTCTGCTCCCTATTGGTGGAATGCGTGGCGTGTGGGCCGGGCTGCGGGGAGGCCTGCCGCTGTGGGGGCGGGGCCGAGGCCTGCTGCTGGGGCGGGGAGGAGAGCTGCGCAGCCGGCATGGACTGTGGGCTGCTGGAGGACTGCTGTGAGTCCTCCGACTGTCTGGAGATCTGCTTCGAATGCTGTTCCATTTGCTTCCCAGCCTAG